One genomic region from Curtobacterium sp. 9128 encodes:
- a CDS encoding LacI family DNA-binding transcriptional regulator: MSNRRPPTIIDVAALAGVSKSLVSMVMRDDPGVSDSRRAAVLAAAASLGYRPNRAAAILAGTRTRTIGVVVDDFRNPWYVPMLDGIRSTLAPHGLRLTLADAVANAHLDSSPFDDLVSLRVDGVILGAESSVDLLVPDDTPVVIAGERASAPPGLDVVASDEAAGARIAVDHLVGLGHRHIAHLTGAGGSAAARRVSTVARMTSSGVEPLVLGDGPTSEQTGFDAARAALAQNPRLTALFAANDVMAMGAIAAARQAGLRVPEDLSVIGHDETPLAASPLLQLTTVDPHNDEVGRLAAARLITLIGDSSRPAPTRDLVTPTLVVRSTTAPPRI; this comes from the coding sequence GTGTCGAACCGCCGTCCGCCGACGATCATCGACGTCGCAGCGCTCGCGGGGGTCTCGAAGTCGCTGGTCTCGATGGTGATGCGCGACGACCCCGGCGTCTCCGACAGCCGTCGCGCGGCCGTCCTCGCCGCCGCGGCGTCGCTCGGGTACCGGCCGAACCGTGCCGCCGCGATCCTCGCCGGCACCAGGACCCGCACGATCGGCGTCGTCGTCGACGACTTCCGGAACCCCTGGTACGTGCCGATGCTCGACGGCATCCGGTCGACGCTCGCACCGCACGGGTTGCGTCTGACGCTCGCCGACGCGGTGGCGAACGCGCACCTCGACAGCTCCCCGTTCGACGACCTCGTGTCGCTCCGGGTCGACGGCGTCATCCTCGGCGCCGAGAGCTCGGTCGACCTCCTCGTCCCCGACGACACCCCCGTGGTCATCGCCGGCGAGCGCGCGTCCGCCCCACCCGGGCTCGACGTGGTGGCGTCGGACGAGGCCGCCGGCGCACGCATCGCCGTCGACCACCTCGTCGGGCTCGGGCACCGGCACATCGCGCACCTGACCGGCGCCGGTGGTTCGGCAGCAGCGCGGCGCGTGTCGACCGTCGCCCGGATGACGTCCTCCGGCGTCGAGCCCCTGGTCCTCGGGGACGGGCCGACGTCCGAGCAGACCGGGTTCGACGCCGCGCGGGCAGCACTGGCCCAGAACCCGCGCCTGACCGCGCTGTTCGCGGCGAACGACGTGATGGCGATGGGAGCGATCGCCGCTGCTCGACAGGCTGGGCTGCGCGTGCCGGAGGACCTGTCGGTCATCGGTCACGACGAGACCCCGCTCGCAGCGTCGCCCCTGCTGCAGCTCACGACGGTCGACCCGCACAACGACGAGGTCGGACGGCTCGCGGCCGCCCGGCTGATCACACTCATCGGGGACTCGTCGCGCCCCGCACCGACTCGTGACCTCGTGACACCCACCCTGGTCGTCCGCAGCACCACCGCTCCCCCGCGGATCTAG
- a CDS encoding sugar phosphate isomerase/epimerase translates to MKLGLYNAIFHDRPLADALRAIAENGLTGIELNTGGFLPPVHVPDIDAILDDDQARDDFLARFDGTGVSIAGLNCNGNPLHPDRTIGDAHAEDIRRSIRLAARLGQDRVVTMSGLPAGEPGGVRPNWIVNAWNSAALDVLEYQWSVAVPFWQEIDAIAREHGVKVALELHPQNVVFNPATIRELVERGGLTNVGVELDASHLFWQQMDPVAVVRDLGPLVFHAAAKDVRINPHAAINGVLDNSFRRLSPDEPRTNLGGDEWANEWPKPSAWDFVALGKGHDEAYWSAFLEALHEVDPEMWVNIEHEDTELGREEGVAVAARVLRAADETLAARVG, encoded by the coding sequence ATGAAGCTCGGTCTGTACAACGCGATCTTCCACGACCGCCCCCTCGCGGACGCCCTGCGCGCCATCGCGGAGAACGGTCTCACCGGCATCGAACTGAACACCGGCGGGTTCCTGCCCCCGGTGCACGTGCCGGACATCGACGCCATCCTGGACGACGACCAGGCACGGGACGACTTCCTCGCCCGGTTCGACGGCACCGGGGTGTCCATCGCCGGCCTCAACTGCAACGGGAACCCGTTGCACCCCGACCGCACGATCGGGGACGCCCACGCCGAGGACATCCGGCGCAGCATCCGGCTCGCCGCCCGGCTCGGCCAGGACCGCGTCGTCACGATGTCGGGCCTGCCGGCGGGGGAGCCCGGTGGCGTCCGCCCGAACTGGATCGTGAACGCCTGGAACTCCGCCGCACTCGACGTCCTCGAGTACCAGTGGAGCGTCGCCGTCCCGTTCTGGCAGGAGATCGACGCCATCGCCCGTGAGCACGGCGTCAAGGTCGCGCTCGAGTTGCACCCGCAGAACGTCGTCTTCAACCCGGCGACGATCCGCGAGCTCGTCGAGCGTGGCGGGCTGACGAACGTCGGAGTCGAGCTCGATGCGTCGCACCTGTTCTGGCAGCAGATGGACCCGGTGGCGGTCGTCCGCGACCTCGGCCCGCTCGTCTTCCACGCCGCGGCGAAGGACGTCAGGATCAACCCGCACGCGGCGATCAACGGCGTCCTCGACAACTCGTTCCGCCGACTGTCCCCGGACGAGCCCCGGACGAACCTCGGTGGCGACGAGTGGGCGAACGAGTGGCCGAAGCCCTCCGCCTGGGACTTCGTCGCGCTCGGCAAGGGCCACGACGAGGCGTACTGGTCCGCGTTCCTCGAGGCGCTCCACGAGGTGGACCCCGAGATGTGGGTGAACATCGAGCACGAGGACACCGAGCTCGGGCGCGAAGAGGGCGTCGCCGTGGCGGCGCGCGTGCTGCGCGCGGCGGACGAAACGCTGGCGGCGCGCGTCGGCTGA
- a CDS encoding Gfo/Idh/MocA family oxidoreductase gives MRESIGVAVIGAGMAGKAHMAAWRNAPSLFAPTLPPVRLVSIGDVYEPLAAEAAQRFGFERHDTDWRAIAAADDIDVVSVVVANRLHREIVEGLLAAGKHVLCEKPLAGSLEDARAMADAARAAEAEGTIARVGFTYRRAPGVAAIRELIEDGTLGKVLHLSGRYWTDYGSSPDVPFSWRYAGAPGSGALADVGSHLTYIAEFLAGEVRSVTGGLFTTTITERPVAAGHALRGAAAELTGETQAVENDDYATFSARFGDGAAVGSLEVSRVATAHPNGLMIEVFCENGAARWDQERPSEIGLALQSDGSRLGGYRQVVLGPDHPYVAGGMAMDAPGVGWGQNQMFEYQARAFLDEVAGVADPLPRNATFDDGVHNMEVLDAVVRSAQADGAAVTTKQEQHA, from the coding sequence ATGCGCGAGAGCATCGGCGTCGCCGTCATCGGCGCGGGCATGGCGGGCAAGGCCCACATGGCCGCGTGGCGGAATGCCCCGTCCCTGTTCGCCCCGACCCTGCCGCCCGTGCGGCTCGTCTCGATCGGGGACGTGTACGAGCCCCTCGCCGCCGAGGCCGCGCAGCGCTTCGGGTTCGAGCGGCACGACACCGACTGGCGGGCGATCGCGGCCGCCGACGACATCGACGTGGTGAGCGTCGTCGTCGCGAACCGCCTGCACCGCGAGATCGTCGAGGGACTCCTCGCCGCCGGCAAGCACGTGCTGTGCGAGAAGCCGTTGGCCGGCTCGCTCGAGGACGCCCGCGCGATGGCCGACGCCGCCCGCGCCGCCGAGGCAGAGGGCACGATCGCCCGCGTCGGCTTCACCTACCGACGCGCACCGGGTGTCGCGGCGATCCGCGAGCTGATCGAGGACGGCACCCTCGGGAAGGTGCTGCACCTCTCCGGCCGCTACTGGACCGACTACGGGTCCTCGCCGGACGTCCCGTTCTCGTGGCGCTACGCCGGCGCTCCCGGATCGGGCGCGCTCGCCGACGTCGGCTCGCACCTGACGTACATCGCGGAGTTCCTCGCCGGAGAAGTCCGGAGCGTCACCGGCGGGCTCTTCACCACGACGATCACCGAGCGACCCGTCGCCGCCGGACACGCCCTCCGGGGTGCGGCAGCCGAACTGACCGGCGAGACGCAGGCCGTCGAGAACGACGACTACGCCACCTTCAGTGCTCGCTTCGGCGACGGTGCCGCGGTCGGCTCGCTCGAGGTGTCCCGCGTCGCGACGGCCCACCCGAACGGTCTGATGATCGAGGTCTTCTGCGAGAACGGCGCCGCGCGCTGGGACCAGGAGCGGCCGTCGGAGATCGGCCTCGCCCTGCAGTCCGACGGCTCCCGGCTCGGTGGGTACCGCCAGGTCGTCCTCGGGCCGGACCACCCGTACGTGGCCGGCGGTATGGCGATGGACGCACCCGGCGTCGGCTGGGGCCAGAACCAGATGTTCGAGTACCAGGCGCGCGCGTTCCTCGACGAGGTCGCCGGCGTCGCCGATCCGCTCCCGCGCAACGCCACGTTCGACGACGGCGTGCACAACATGGAGGTCCTCGACGCGGTGGTCCGGTCCGCGCAGGCGGACGGGGCCGCAGTGACGACGAAGCAGGAGCAGCACGCATGA
- a CDS encoding DUF3488 and transglutaminase-like domain-containing protein yields MTAQDTRPASRGRADVREILDREDDRAAPSPWVIALAPVPVLLAALAFRPLVQGIAWWTSALAIVVVLVGVVLAVRRRSPGVRFVALVATLIACSCAAALVNDIQPLGWIDGNGALGQTIAAIRLNPAPLPQTDPIRLVVTVAIAWVAAASLFLATVAPAAALAAAPALVILIVPGVVTGTPASTGLVVVTGLAFLALLWLSVRPVQRAFPAMLIGAVALVVAVGLPTIIPLNASWLSGVTGAIQAPIQPGRPGTLLNLGQDLRRPSELEVFRYRSSDGQPEYLKLADLDEFGTGDWVPTVTDVSDAQTADQQQWAVGINPRLASRGDVTVRITGLSSNYLPVPSGAVSIQSQSTNLELDQWRWMGDSNTVRSTGPATRRGATYEVYGASTFANAYLDAIDAAGRLDRFDGRGYPTPSTAQLRTDLALPKDLPKSISTTAARVAGSAETDYEKARTLEEWFRSDLFTYSETAPVEQGYDGDSMDVVAKFLQVREGYCVHFSSAMAVMARTLGIPSRIAVGYRAGGTQEDGEYTVSNRQLHSWPELYIKGAGWVAFEPTPDSDSAATSSTEPTTTPSAADPATPLPEPNASNEPSTSASPTPSASAAPGAAGSTGGSGDGPWGLAVGILIALAVLVAPATVRAVRRRSRLAAVADGRSPAVSAWRELLDDVADHGYAPGLAPPGDAAAVARTARAVLGRLRSSVPTSVLPFLEAAVDAVDQERYAPAGSVDGAALVATVREARVALDASVRLPQRLRSRLLPPSLTPSSAWSHDGPRRRRPA; encoded by the coding sequence GTGACCGCGCAGGACACCCGCCCCGCCAGCAGGGGCCGGGCCGACGTCCGCGAGATCCTCGACCGCGAGGACGACCGCGCCGCACCGTCGCCGTGGGTGATCGCCCTCGCGCCCGTCCCAGTCCTGCTCGCCGCGCTGGCCTTCCGCCCGCTCGTGCAGGGCATCGCCTGGTGGACGTCCGCCCTCGCCATCGTCGTGGTCCTCGTCGGCGTCGTGCTGGCCGTCCGCCGTCGGTCGCCCGGCGTCCGCTTCGTCGCCCTGGTCGCGACGCTCATCGCGTGTTCGTGCGCCGCAGCACTCGTCAACGACATCCAACCGCTCGGGTGGATCGACGGGAACGGAGCCCTCGGGCAGACGATCGCGGCGATCCGGCTCAACCCGGCACCGCTCCCGCAGACCGACCCGATCCGGCTCGTCGTCACGGTCGCGATCGCCTGGGTCGCGGCGGCGTCGCTGTTCCTCGCGACGGTCGCACCCGCAGCGGCGCTCGCCGCGGCTCCGGCACTCGTGATCCTCATCGTGCCGGGCGTGGTCACCGGGACCCCCGCGAGCACCGGGCTCGTCGTCGTCACCGGACTCGCGTTCCTCGCGCTGCTGTGGCTCTCGGTCCGGCCGGTGCAGCGGGCGTTCCCGGCGATGCTGATCGGCGCCGTCGCGCTCGTCGTCGCGGTGGGGCTGCCGACGATCATCCCGCTCAACGCCAGCTGGCTGTCCGGTGTCACCGGGGCGATCCAGGCGCCGATCCAACCGGGTCGACCGGGCACGCTGCTCAACCTCGGGCAGGACCTCCGTCGGCCGAGCGAGCTCGAGGTGTTCCGGTACCGCTCGTCCGACGGGCAGCCGGAGTACCTCAAGCTCGCCGACCTCGACGAGTTCGGGACGGGGGACTGGGTCCCGACCGTCACCGACGTCAGCGACGCCCAGACCGCCGACCAGCAGCAGTGGGCCGTCGGGATCAACCCGCGGTTGGCGAGCCGCGGCGACGTCACCGTCCGCATCACCGGCCTGTCGAGCAACTACCTTCCCGTGCCGTCCGGGGCGGTCTCCATCCAGTCGCAGTCCACGAACCTCGAACTCGACCAGTGGCGGTGGATGGGCGACTCGAACACCGTGCGCTCCACGGGCCCGGCGACCCGACGCGGGGCGACGTACGAGGTCTACGGCGCCTCGACCTTCGCGAACGCCTACCTCGACGCCATCGACGCCGCCGGACGGCTCGACCGGTTCGACGGGCGTGGCTACCCGACGCCGTCCACGGCGCAGCTGCGCACCGACCTCGCCCTGCCGAAGGACCTGCCCAAGAGCATCTCGACCACGGCCGCCCGTGTCGCCGGCAGTGCCGAGACGGACTACGAGAAGGCCAGGACCCTCGAGGAGTGGTTCCGCAGCGACCTCTTCACCTACTCCGAGACCGCACCCGTCGAGCAGGGCTACGACGGCGACAGCATGGACGTCGTCGCGAAGTTCCTGCAGGTGCGGGAGGGGTACTGCGTGCACTTCTCCTCCGCGATGGCCGTGATGGCCCGCACGCTCGGCATCCCGTCGCGGATCGCGGTCGGGTACCGGGCGGGCGGGACGCAAGAGGACGGCGAGTACACGGTCTCGAACCGGCAGCTGCACTCGTGGCCGGAGCTGTACATCAAGGGCGCCGGCTGGGTCGCGTTCGAGCCGACGCCGGACTCCGACTCGGCGGCGACGTCGTCAACGGAGCCGACGACGACACCGAGCGCGGCCGACCCCGCCACGCCGCTGCCGGAGCCGAACGCGTCGAACGAGCCGTCCACGTCCGCGAGCCCGACGCCGAGCGCGTCGGCCGCTCCCGGGGCCGCGGGGTCGACCGGCGGCTCGGGCGACGGGCCGTGGGGGCTCGCGGTCGGCATCCTGATCGCGTTGGCGGTGCTGGTCGCACCGGCGACCGTGCGGGCGGTCCGCCGTCGATCCCGGCTCGCCGCGGTGGCCGACGGCCGGTCGCCAGCGGTCTCGGCTTGGCGTGAGCTCCTCGACGACGTCGCCGACCACGGGTACGCGCCCGGCCTCGCACCGCCCGGTGACGCCGCAGCGGTCGCACGGACCGCGCGCGCCGTGCTCGGGCGACTCCGGTCGTCGGTGCCGACGTCGGTGCTGCCGTTCCTGGAGGCGGCGGTCGACGCGGTCGACCAGGAGCGCTACGCGCCGGCGGGTTCGGTCGACGGGGCAGCGCTCGTCGCGACCGTCCGGGAGGCACGGGTCGCGCTGGACGCGTCCGTCCGGCTCCCGCAGCGGCTCCGGTCGCGCCTGCTGCCGCCGAGCCTGACGCCGTCGTCCGCCTGGTCGCACGACGGCCCGCGCCGCCGGCGTCCCGCGTAG
- a CDS encoding MarR family transcriptional regulator: MSIDDTAIAVRAHGWRTLGALHSLIESHLEQALREVDLSVVEFTVLDALRRQDGFHMRMQQLARAAALSPSATTRLVNRLEERALLTRVLCADDRRGLYTELTHAGSALFDRAAPIHAAALEAALAEAHGVPELDELATAVERLEYERV; the protein is encoded by the coding sequence ATGAGCATCGACGACACGGCGATCGCGGTCCGCGCACACGGTTGGCGCACCCTCGGCGCGCTGCACAGCCTGATCGAGTCGCACCTCGAGCAGGCACTGCGCGAGGTCGACCTGTCCGTCGTGGAGTTCACGGTGCTCGATGCACTCCGGCGACAGGACGGCTTCCACATGCGGATGCAGCAGCTCGCGCGTGCCGCGGCGCTCAGCCCGAGTGCGACGACGCGGCTCGTGAACCGGCTCGAGGAACGTGCGCTGCTGACCCGGGTGCTCTGTGCGGACGACCGTCGAGGGCTCTACACGGAGCTGACCCATGCCGGCTCCGCGCTCTTCGATCGTGCGGCACCGATCCACGCCGCCGCGCTCGAGGCAGCGCTGGCCGAGGCGCACGGCGTGCCGGAACTCGACGAGCTCGCGACCGCGGTCGAGCGCCTGGAGTACGAGCGCGTCTGA
- a CDS encoding MoxR family ATPase → MSAVATVVDGKTDAIRTALTVMLAEGHLLVEDVPGVGKTVLAKALGASVGGSVNRIQFTSDMLPSDVTGVNIFDQSSGTFRFSPGPVFANVVIGDEINRTSPKTQSALLEAMAESQVTVDGVTRVLESPFMIVATQNPVDMEGTYPLPEAQRDRFMARIAMGYPSVEAERRMLTNRGGRDPLTALRPIVDVGTLRAMVASVRQVHVAPDVEAYVIAIVRATRTHPDLVLGASPRATLHLAQAARAHAALQGRSFVTPDDVAELAPIVLAHRLVPVARGLGGTAEDTAREIVVRVVSETAVPFTAAPVRS, encoded by the coding sequence ATGTCCGCCGTCGCCACGGTGGTCGACGGCAAGACCGACGCGATCCGCACGGCGCTGACGGTCATGCTCGCAGAGGGACACCTGCTGGTGGAGGACGTCCCAGGGGTCGGCAAGACCGTGCTCGCGAAGGCGCTCGGCGCATCGGTGGGCGGGTCGGTGAACCGCATCCAGTTCACCTCGGACATGCTGCCGTCGGACGTCACCGGCGTGAACATCTTCGACCAGTCCTCCGGCACCTTCCGGTTCTCGCCCGGCCCCGTGTTCGCGAACGTCGTCATCGGCGACGAGATCAACCGCACCAGCCCGAAGACCCAGTCCGCCCTGCTCGAGGCGATGGCCGAGTCCCAGGTCACGGTCGACGGCGTCACCCGCGTGCTGGAGTCGCCGTTCATGATCGTCGCGACGCAGAACCCCGTGGACATGGAGGGGACGTACCCGCTTCCAGAGGCGCAGCGCGACCGGTTCATGGCGCGCATCGCGATGGGGTACCCCAGCGTCGAGGCCGAGCGTCGGATGCTCACCAACCGCGGCGGCCGCGACCCGCTGACGGCGCTCCGTCCGATCGTCGACGTCGGCACGCTCCGCGCGATGGTCGCGTCGGTGCGCCAGGTGCACGTCGCTCCCGACGTCGAGGCCTACGTCATCGCCATCGTCCGTGCCACCCGGACCCACCCCGACCTGGTGCTCGGCGCCAGCCCACGCGCCACCCTGCACCTCGCGCAGGCCGCACGCGCCCACGCCGCACTGCAGGGCCGCTCGTTCGTCACCCCGGACGACGTCGCGGAGCTCGCACCGATCGTCCTCGCGCACCGGCTCGTCCCGGTCGCCCGCGGGCTCGGCGGCACGGCCGAGGACACCGCGCGCGAGATCGTCGTGCGCGTCGTCTCGGAGACCGCGGTGCCGTTCACCGCAGCGCCAGTCCGGTCCTGA
- a CDS encoding glycosyl hydrolase family 18 protein, with protein MVRRAGVVVAVLVSGLVLAGCASGSGLEVEAYVEPGGTAVDRVTDAVPLATTIGIDGVTVADDGSRLNEAPAGLAGLASAAGGSAELLVSNYSSTIGDFSPQSGTALLSSAENRGRVARQVARAADDAGMRGVQIDLESLRARDRAGLVAFAAAVRDAVRDELGDDARVSMAVMASTSAAGFRATGYDLRGLSEHVDRFVLMTYDQHGPWSGPGAVGALPWATRVVHAAEAQGLRADRIDLGIASYGYAWGPGAGDAPLGPGAARRLAGHAAVWSDRDGEWSAELDDGRELHWSDARSYRVRTALARELGLHGVAMWSLNSMSLPR; from the coding sequence GTGGTTCGTCGTGCGGGTGTCGTGGTGGCCGTCCTCGTGTCGGGGCTGGTGCTCGCCGGGTGCGCGTCCGGTTCGGGGCTCGAGGTCGAGGCGTACGTCGAACCCGGCGGGACCGCGGTGGACCGTGTCACCGATGCCGTCCCGCTCGCGACGACGATCGGGATCGACGGTGTCACGGTCGCGGACGACGGCTCCCGCCTGAACGAGGCACCAGCAGGACTGGCCGGACTGGCGTCGGCCGCGGGTGGTTCGGCCGAGCTCCTCGTGAGCAACTACTCGTCGACGATCGGTGACTTCTCGCCGCAGTCCGGCACGGCGCTGCTGTCCTCCGCGGAGAACCGCGGTCGTGTCGCCCGCCAGGTCGCCCGCGCCGCCGACGACGCCGGGATGCGGGGCGTGCAGATCGACCTCGAGTCGCTGCGGGCCCGGGACCGAGCGGGGCTCGTCGCGTTCGCCGCCGCGGTCCGGGACGCCGTGCGCGATGAGCTCGGCGACGACGCACGGGTCTCGATGGCGGTGATGGCATCGACGTCGGCGGCCGGGTTCCGGGCGACCGGCTACGACTTGCGCGGACTCTCGGAGCACGTGGACCGGTTCGTGCTCATGACCTACGACCAGCACGGTCCGTGGAGCGGGCCCGGCGCGGTGGGGGCGCTGCCCTGGGCGACCCGGGTGGTGCACGCTGCCGAGGCGCAGGGGCTCCGCGCGGACCGGATCGACCTCGGGATCGCGTCGTACGGGTACGCGTGGGGTCCCGGTGCGGGTGACGCGCCGCTGGGACCGGGAGCTGCACGGCGTCTCGCGGGGCACGCTGCAGTTTGGTCGGACCGTGACGGGGAGTGGTCGGCGGAGCTCGACGACGGGCGCGAGCTGCACTGGTCGGACGCCCGGTCGTACCGCGTGCGGACGGCGCTCGCGCGGGAGCTCGGGCTGCACGGTGTCGCGATGTGGTCCCTGAACTCGATGTCCTTGCCGCGCTGA
- a CDS encoding DUF58 domain-containing protein has product MTQPPGTSTLLRRAGAARSVLDRWAKRAAAMARRTPFPRPTARGWSVIAVGIGLIGGGLVATTSVAVSAGLLLLVLVVLGIAMAFVVAAPLRGSRAAPRAMVQVGEVYRERITLRGTTMPIGPRSTLLVREQIEDAFASVSDAEALVEIGPSVPPAVFDVEALAMHRGRTVVGPVTIRVEDPFGLLRIDRPVVAPEEVVVVPASTALSAMDTGALAGAVSADEGRVGQGGSADDSELRPYRPGDPIRRVHWAQSARRGELHVRQTTQAQPPEAVIALDVRRESYQQLGRDDLAELSDLGGDAAFEHAVVVAASVARALAARTSRVVLVTDDLGGDTRHTGDAGGLTDVLVGLADVRVRGDARRVTDVLPDVRGRDVHGMTAVVTGHCTAEQAAELVSSTSGSSRGILATIVPPDPVVRGILDRGGWRTLVVPVAGAGALR; this is encoded by the coding sequence ATGACCCAGCCGCCCGGCACCTCGACGCTGCTCCGCCGTGCGGGGGCCGCGCGGTCGGTCCTGGACCGGTGGGCGAAGCGTGCGGCGGCGATGGCTCGTCGGACGCCGTTCCCCCGGCCGACCGCCCGCGGCTGGTCGGTCATCGCGGTCGGGATCGGCCTGATCGGCGGCGGACTCGTCGCGACCACGAGCGTCGCCGTGTCCGCCGGGCTCCTGCTCCTGGTGCTCGTCGTCCTCGGGATCGCGATGGCCTTCGTCGTCGCGGCGCCGCTGCGGGGATCCCGGGCGGCCCCACGCGCGATGGTGCAGGTCGGCGAGGTGTACCGCGAGCGGATCACCCTGCGCGGGACGACGATGCCGATCGGGCCGCGCTCCACCCTGCTCGTGCGCGAACAGATCGAGGACGCCTTCGCGAGCGTGTCCGACGCCGAGGCCCTCGTCGAGATCGGTCCGTCGGTGCCGCCCGCGGTGTTCGACGTCGAGGCGCTCGCGATGCACCGAGGCCGGACGGTCGTCGGGCCGGTGACCATCCGTGTCGAGGACCCGTTCGGCCTGCTGCGCATCGACCGTCCCGTGGTCGCCCCGGAGGAAGTGGTGGTGGTCCCGGCCTCGACGGCCCTCTCCGCGATGGACACGGGTGCGCTCGCGGGCGCGGTGTCCGCCGACGAAGGACGTGTCGGTCAGGGTGGTTCAGCGGACGACAGCGAACTCCGCCCGTACCGTCCAGGCGACCCGATCCGCCGCGTGCACTGGGCGCAGAGTGCCCGTCGTGGTGAACTCCACGTCCGCCAGACCACCCAGGCGCAGCCGCCGGAAGCGGTCATCGCCCTGGACGTCCGCCGCGAGTCGTACCAGCAGCTCGGGCGGGACGACCTGGCGGAGCTCTCCGACCTCGGTGGCGACGCCGCGTTCGAGCACGCGGTCGTCGTCGCTGCGAGCGTCGCGCGGGCCCTCGCCGCACGGACCTCGCGCGTGGTGCTCGTCACCGACGACCTCGGCGGTGACACCCGGCACACCGGAGACGCCGGCGGGCTGACCGACGTGCTCGTCGGGTTGGCGGACGTCCGTGTCCGCGGCGACGCCCGTCGGGTGACGGACGTGCTGCCCGACGTCCGTGGTCGCGACGTGCACGGCATGACCGCCGTCGTCACCGGACACTGCACCGCCGAGCAGGCCGCCGAGCTCGTGTCGTCGACCAGCGGTTCCAGTCGCGGGATCCTGGCCACGATCGTGCCGCCAGACCCGGTCGTGCGCGGGATCCTCGACCGCGGCGGGTGGCGGACGCTCGTCGTGCCGGTCGCCGGGGCAGGAGCACTGCGGTGA
- a CDS encoding MFS transporter, translating into MPAGLIALALGGFGIGLTEFVITGLLPEVAADFGVSETTAGWLVTGYALAVIVGALGLTAATTRLPRKPVLIGLLVLFVIGNTLSALAPTYGVMMTGRVVAALCHGAFFGIGSVVASNMVAREKRASAVALMFTGLTASNVLGVPFGTFLGQAMGWRATFWAIAAIGVVALVGVALLVPATKQDAAPSLVRELGAFRSGQVWLSLGITVLGYGGMFGAFTYIAYTLTAVSGFASAAVPWLLVVFGLGLFVGNWAGGRLAAKSIDRTLLVVLASLTVVLALFAVVATNPVLTVVALVLMGAFGFATVPALQTRVMHYADHAPTLASGANIAAFNLGNAFGAWIGGLTIAAGLGYTSPIWAGTAITLAGLALVAVAAGAARRGGAARPVRTGSIRTVG; encoded by the coding sequence ATGCCTGCTGGACTCATCGCACTCGCGCTCGGCGGCTTCGGTATCGGACTGACCGAGTTCGTCATCACCGGACTGCTGCCGGAGGTCGCGGCGGACTTCGGCGTCTCCGAGACCACGGCCGGCTGGCTCGTCACGGGCTACGCGCTCGCGGTCATCGTCGGCGCGCTCGGCCTGACCGCAGCCACCACCAGGCTCCCCAGGAAGCCCGTGCTCATCGGACTCCTCGTGCTGTTCGTCATCGGCAACACCCTGTCGGCGCTCGCACCGACGTACGGCGTGATGATGACCGGCCGTGTCGTCGCCGCGCTCTGCCACGGTGCGTTCTTCGGCATCGGCTCCGTCGTCGCGTCGAACATGGTCGCACGCGAGAAGCGGGCCTCCGCCGTCGCACTCATGTTCACCGGGCTCACCGCGTCGAACGTGCTCGGCGTCCCGTTCGGCACGTTCCTCGGTCAGGCGATGGGCTGGCGCGCCACCTTCTGGGCGATCGCCGCGATCGGCGTCGTCGCCCTCGTCGGAGTCGCCCTGCTCGTGCCCGCCACGAAGCAGGACGCGGCGCCGTCGCTCGTCCGGGAACTCGGCGCGTTCCGATCCGGCCAGGTGTGGCTGTCGCTCGGCATCACCGTGCTCGGGTACGGCGGCATGTTCGGCGCCTTCACCTACATCGCGTACACGCTCACCGCCGTCTCGGGCTTCGCCTCGGCCGCGGTCCCGTGGCTGCTCGTCGTCTTCGGTCTGGGTCTGTTCGTCGGCAACTGGGCCGGCGGCCGCCTCGCCGCGAAGTCGATCGACCGGACACTCCTCGTCGTGCTCGCGAGCCTGACGGTCGTCCTCGCGCTCTTCGCCGTCGTCGCGACGAACCCCGTGCTCACAGTCGTGGCCCTCGTGCTCATGGGTGCGTTCGGCTTCGCCACCGTGCCGGCACTGCAGACCCGCGTGATGCACTACGCGGACCACGCCCCGACCCTGGCGAGCGGCGCGAACATCGCCGCGTTCAACCTCGGCAACGCGTTCGGCGCCTGGATCGGTGGACTGACGATCGCCGCCGGCCTCGGCTACACCTCGCCCATCTGGGCTGGCACGGCCATCACCCTGGCCGGGCTCGCGCTCGTGGCCGTCGCCGCCGGCGCAGCGCGCCGCGGCGGCGCCGCACGCCCGGTGCGGACCGGGAGCATCCGCACCGTCGGCTGA